A genomic region of Gemmata massiliana contains the following coding sequences:
- a CDS encoding lysylphosphatidylglycerol synthase transmembrane domain-containing protein, translating to MSNGKHRKLRLAIETVVAIVIVIAVGWSFHNTLKGIEPGTLPIRVRVELLIPAGVLYLLAHLCWSTFWVRLLHSQGVRVSWWVGLRAYYISQFGKYIPGKLAVLVMRVTMLRLHGGRPVSVAVTATYETLTSMAAGALLGVLFLPTLGVLPPEISGRTTLLLAVAALPLGLAVLNKLAVRIAEKRRPPDSPPLPSPSVLLLAQGLVHGACGYCLLALSLGLTVHGLLPDAPGWGAKAFTMDLAAVALCYVAGFVIVVAPGGLGAREFVLRWALAPQFVSALGTEHAGQVAIVVALALRLTWTIAEVVVGLLLYAKKPALPPPVRHDETIPIHHEKSHAKP from the coding sequence ATGTCCAACGGCAAGCACAGGAAGCTTCGGCTCGCGATCGAGACCGTGGTCGCGATCGTGATCGTGATCGCGGTGGGGTGGAGTTTCCACAATACCCTGAAGGGGATCGAACCCGGGACGCTCCCGATCCGCGTGCGGGTGGAGCTGCTAATTCCGGCCGGCGTGTTGTACCTGCTCGCGCACCTGTGCTGGTCCACGTTCTGGGTGCGATTGCTGCACAGTCAGGGCGTTCGGGTGTCGTGGTGGGTCGGGTTGCGAGCGTACTACATCAGTCAGTTCGGGAAGTACATCCCGGGCAAACTGGCCGTGTTGGTGATGCGCGTCACGATGTTACGGCTCCACGGAGGGCGCCCGGTGTCGGTCGCCGTGACCGCGACCTACGAGACGCTCACGAGCATGGCCGCCGGGGCGCTTTTGGGCGTACTGTTTTTGCCCACGTTGGGGGTGCTGCCGCCCGAAATTTCGGGCCGCACGACGCTCTTGCTTGCGGTCGCCGCCCTCCCGTTGGGGCTGGCGGTTCTGAACAAACTCGCGGTCCGAATCGCGGAGAAGCGGCGCCCACCAGACTCGCCGCCGTTGCCGTCGCCGTCCGTTCTGCTTCTGGCACAGGGACTCGTTCACGGTGCGTGTGGATACTGTTTGTTGGCACTTAGCTTGGGTTTGACTGTTCACGGGCTGCTGCCGGACGCGCCGGGGTGGGGCGCCAAAGCGTTTACGATGGACCTGGCCGCGGTCGCGCTGTGCTACGTCGCGGGGTTCGTGATCGTGGTCGCGCCCGGCGGACTCGGTGCCCGTGAGTTCGTGTTGCGGTGGGCGCTGGCCCCGCAGTTCGTGTCCGCACTGGGTACGGAGCACGCGGGGCAGGTAGCCATTGTGGTGGCCCTCGCACTCCGCTTGACGTGGACCATTGCGGAAGTCGTGGTCGGTCTTTTACTCTACGCGAAGAAGCCCGCTCTCCCCCCACCAGTTCGTCACGACGAAACGATCCCGATTCACCACGAGAAGTCGCATGCCAAGCCGTGA
- a CDS encoding glycosyltransferase family 2 protein produces MIPVFNERESLVALHAEITEVAQKLTERVEMIFVDDGSKDGSWGIVCDLATKDDRVRGIKFRRNFGKAAALAAGFSAARGSVVITMDADLQDDPHEIPHFLDALRGGLDVVSGWKKVRHDPWHKVFPSRVFNKFLSVLTGVHLHDHNCGMKAYRAESLREVYLYGELHRFVPVLATARGFKVGELVIQHRARKFGSSKYGWKRFIKGALDVTTVRLLTGFGRRPNHFLGAWGLTFGSGAVFGLLLLLANLFLRLIDGTLGAGPFTQMVVLILSVGCGLLGAQCLLAGLVTEMTVARKWLDNDPYSVAEHTPTKQEAR; encoded by the coding sequence GTGATTCCCGTTTTCAACGAGCGGGAGAGCCTCGTCGCGCTGCACGCGGAGATCACCGAAGTCGCGCAGAAACTCACCGAGCGCGTCGAGATGATCTTCGTCGACGACGGCAGTAAGGACGGCTCCTGGGGCATCGTGTGTGATTTGGCTACCAAGGACGACCGCGTGCGCGGGATCAAGTTTCGGCGCAACTTCGGTAAGGCTGCCGCGCTCGCTGCGGGGTTCTCGGCGGCGCGCGGGAGTGTCGTCATCACGATGGACGCGGACCTGCAAGACGATCCGCACGAGATCCCGCACTTTTTGGACGCGCTGCGGGGCGGGTTGGACGTCGTGAGCGGCTGGAAAAAGGTTCGACACGACCCCTGGCACAAGGTGTTCCCGAGTCGCGTGTTCAACAAATTCCTGAGCGTGCTGACCGGCGTTCACCTTCACGACCACAACTGTGGGATGAAGGCGTACCGCGCGGAATCGCTCCGGGAGGTTTATCTGTACGGGGAGCTTCACCGGTTCGTGCCGGTCCTCGCGACCGCACGCGGGTTCAAGGTGGGCGAACTCGTCATCCAGCACCGCGCGCGAAAATTTGGCAGTTCCAAGTACGGCTGGAAACGCTTTATCAAGGGTGCGCTCGACGTGACCACCGTGCGGCTGCTCACCGGCTTCGGGCGCCGTCCGAACCACTTCCTCGGTGCGTGGGGGCTGACGTTCGGGAGCGGTGCGGTGTTCGGCCTGCTCCTGTTGCTAGCGAACCTGTTCCTGCGGCTGATCGACGGCACCCTCGGTGCCGGTCCGTTCACGCAAATGGTCGTGTTGATTCTGTCGGTGGGTTGTGGTCTGCTCGGTGCCCAGTGCTTGCTGGCGGGTTTGGTGACGGAAATGACCGTCGCACGGAAGTGGCTCGACAACGACCCGTACAGCGTCGCGGAGCACACACCAACCAAGCAGGAAGCTCGCTGA
- a CDS encoding TIGR02996 domain-containing protein, giving the protein MAKRKAKARAAAPMSPDEAGLVAFVQANPDDTTARAALADWLDEHDRPLDAAKQRDAAGLSEVYYKLRRKSDGLFSEGREQSRGTGIDIVYRWSTKGKSWRRLEDLRAHLAALRPWNRTYGGRGKAGTPWTDLEVVVVEVRAVVLAHLPIAFGKPGQDRGTKSIVIGEPTG; this is encoded by the coding sequence GTGGCCAAAAGAAAGGCAAAAGCACGCGCCGCGGCCCCGATGTCACCGGACGAAGCCGGACTCGTCGCGTTCGTTCAGGCGAACCCCGACGACACGACTGCTCGTGCCGCTCTTGCGGACTGGCTCGACGAACACGACCGGCCACTGGACGCCGCCAAACAACGAGACGCTGCGGGCCTCTCCGAGGTCTACTACAAACTGCGCCGGAAGTCGGACGGGCTGTTCTCGGAGGGGCGCGAGCAGAGTCGCGGGACGGGGATCGATATCGTCTACCGCTGGTCCACGAAGGGCAAGAGCTGGCGGCGGCTCGAAGACCTGCGTGCGCACCTCGCGGCCCTCCGTCCGTGGAACCGGACCTACGGCGGAAGGGGAAAAGCGGGTACCCCTTGGACCGACTTAGAGGTGGTCGTAGTTGAGGTACGGGCGGTGGTGCTGGCCCACCTCCCGATCGCGTTCGGGAAGCCCGGACAGGATCGCGGGACCAAGTCGATCGTCATCGGGGAACCTACAGGCTGA
- a CDS encoding RluA family pseudouridine synthase produces the protein MSFALPPFTVAPQEAGFTLAKVLRSRLGGPSWTDVRKLIAARRVKVGDAICSDEARRVKEDEVVVLLEHPKPLPRAAHPERLVVRHLDEHVVVVEKPAGVNTVRHPAELEWSEQRRELDPTLQDLAQWAIAHQLNRAPRDLNGLRIVHRLDKETSGLVVFARSVLAERELGLQFRKHTVVRRYLTVVPGILSAQTIRSRLVEDRGDGRRGSTKLTGVGKEAVTHIALEERLPGYTLLSCRLETGRTHQIRIHLSEAGHPVCGDKVYVKRPNGEVFDDKSEAPRLALHATELGFEHPATNEHLHWSMPLPGDLQKFVEKLRGKA, from the coding sequence ATGTCGTTCGCACTCCCCCCATTCACCGTTGCCCCGCAGGAAGCCGGGTTCACGCTCGCGAAGGTGCTGCGGTCGCGGCTCGGCGGGCCGTCGTGGACCGACGTGCGCAAGCTCATCGCCGCGCGCCGCGTGAAGGTCGGCGACGCGATCTGCTCGGACGAGGCGCGCCGCGTGAAGGAAGACGAGGTCGTGGTACTCCTGGAGCACCCCAAACCGCTCCCGCGCGCCGCGCACCCGGAGCGGCTCGTCGTCCGGCACCTCGACGAACACGTGGTCGTGGTCGAGAAGCCCGCGGGCGTGAACACCGTCCGGCACCCCGCGGAACTGGAGTGGTCCGAACAGCGCCGCGAACTCGACCCCACGCTCCAGGACCTCGCGCAGTGGGCCATCGCCCACCAACTCAACCGTGCGCCGCGCGACCTGAACGGGCTGCGGATCGTCCACCGGCTCGACAAGGAAACGAGCGGACTGGTGGTGTTCGCGCGCTCCGTGCTCGCGGAGCGCGAACTCGGGCTCCAGTTCCGCAAGCACACCGTCGTCCGGCGCTACCTCACCGTAGTGCCCGGCATTCTAAGCGCACAAACGATCCGCTCGCGCCTGGTGGAGGACCGCGGCGACGGCCGACGCGGAAGCACGAAGCTCACCGGCGTGGGTAAAGAAGCCGTCACGCACATCGCGCTGGAAGAGCGGCTCCCGGGTTACACGCTGCTCTCGTGCCGGCTCGAAACGGGCCGCACGCACCAGATCCGCATCCACCTCTCGGAAGCCGGGCACCCGGTGTGCGGCGACAAGGTGTACGTGAAGAGGCCCAACGGCGAGGTGTTCGACGACAAGAGCGAAGCCCCGCGCCTCGCGCTCCACGCCACGGAACTGGGTTTCGAGCACCCCGCCACCAACGAGCACCTGCACTGGTCGATGCCGCTCCCCGGCGACTTGCAGAAGTTCGTTGAGAAGTTGAGGGGCAAAGCGTAG
- a CDS encoding CPBP family intramembrane glutamic endopeptidase has translation MSELANDPPLVTRPEPEVAPLVVRRPPKPGFIEAVLWCVIFIATQMLGAIVAVTVAFTAYALAAPDPKAFVDEQFTAFGKSVDLKAEGERPPIPFEFGQSLAWGMLAAQVVSLGLILLVVPRRIGPGWKQQIGVRRPYWLHIALVLLLVPGFIVMSDLIQTVFLTLTGMKPPAAMKTLNGVFGQFPWPLTVLAVAIGPGLVEELWCRGFLGRGLCARNGVVVGVLLTSALFSAMHLDPSQLVVIAAMGAYLHFVYLVTRSIWAPILLHAMNNGLAIFLALAMKPGNEQGEIVVPAIVHIAAFGLMVFGSVALWTSRAVPEPDSPAEEGGEPDAPDIYVPPAPAGARFGYAEVSPAALMFTVVSFSTLMYLGYHFSR, from the coding sequence ATGAGTGAACTAGCCAACGATCCGCCGCTGGTCACGCGACCCGAACCGGAAGTCGCCCCTCTCGTCGTGCGCCGGCCCCCGAAACCGGGGTTCATCGAAGCGGTTCTGTGGTGCGTGATCTTCATTGCGACGCAGATGCTCGGCGCGATTGTGGCCGTTACGGTCGCGTTCACGGCTTACGCGCTTGCGGCGCCGGACCCGAAGGCGTTTGTGGACGAGCAGTTTACCGCGTTCGGGAAATCGGTCGACCTGAAGGCCGAGGGGGAGCGCCCGCCGATTCCCTTCGAGTTCGGGCAGTCGCTCGCGTGGGGGATGCTTGCCGCGCAGGTCGTCTCACTCGGTCTGATTCTGCTCGTAGTCCCACGCCGGATCGGGCCGGGCTGGAAGCAGCAAATCGGTGTGCGCCGACCGTACTGGCTCCACATCGCGCTCGTGCTGCTGCTCGTGCCGGGCTTCATCGTTATGTCGGACTTGATTCAGACCGTGTTCCTCACGCTCACCGGGATGAAGCCGCCCGCGGCGATGAAGACGCTCAACGGCGTGTTCGGTCAGTTCCCGTGGCCGCTTACGGTTCTGGCGGTCGCGATTGGGCCGGGCCTGGTCGAAGAACTTTGGTGCCGCGGGTTCCTGGGGCGCGGGTTGTGTGCCCGTAACGGTGTGGTTGTGGGGGTGTTACTCACGTCCGCGCTGTTCTCGGCCATGCACCTCGACCCATCCCAACTGGTCGTGATCGCTGCGATGGGCGCGTACCTCCACTTCGTGTACCTCGTCACGCGCTCCATTTGGGCGCCGATCCTGCTTCACGCGATGAATAACGGTCTCGCGATCTTCCTCGCCCTCGCCATGAAACCGGGGAACGAGCAGGGGGAAATCGTGGTACCGGCGATCGTTCATATCGCGGCTTTCGGGTTGATGGTGTTCGGGAGTGTGGCGCTGTGGACGAGTCGCGCGGTGCCTGAACCCGATTCGCCTGCCGAGGAGGGGGGCGAACCGGACGCGCCGGATATTTACGTGCCGCCCGCTCCAGCGGGCGCGCGGTTCGGATACGCGGAGGTCAGTCCGGCCGCGCTGATGTTCACGGTCGTGTCGTTTAGCACGCTGATGTACCTCGGGTATCACTTTTCGCGCTAA
- a CDS encoding sigma 54-interacting transcriptional regulator, translating to MAQPPSAFLVARRDDGFGDVFPLHEGTRYKLGRAPTNRVVLRDDLCSREHAEVFAAEGGWFVRDLGSLNGTHLNGETLRTDRALRPLDEVRVGRTRLLFIEEMSQLPDLPKSAIKPVEKVDGLEIRKRLSQTRYQQTGATNVPEPETVRVDARVAPPQAIGVLYRLALDMAAAADTGELCALAVDSVFRATPAEVVAVLALKEPKELELLTHRVRGGGPATYHKVSQFVSSEVLSGKQAVLAENVAANRMLADRDSIAELKVASLICAPIVFDDKVLGLLHLYRTLGHSPLNTDDLEFTLAVARQLGTAWHKLTRQVNLSAENRSLRTQLRIESEIVGGSEPLRKIEGQIARVGETRATVLIRGESGSGKELVARAIHQNSPRHEGAFICLNCAALTETLLESELFGHEKGAFTGATERMVGKFEAADNGTIFLDEIGEMALTTQAKFLRVLEGHPFERVGGNVAIKVDVRVVAATNRPLEEAVRAGTFRRDLFYRLQVVQLDVPPLRERLDDVPLLAEHFLKKFVRETGRKIKSFTPAALDKLRTYRWPGNVRELRNVIERAVALGIGPHLDTADIWLSELDVGAPVVGVAAFAYRPEPLDDVEKRHILETLKHTDWNKSKAATILGIERSTLDRKIEKFGLVK from the coding sequence ATGGCTCAACCTCCCAGTGCGTTCCTCGTCGCGCGCCGCGACGACGGTTTCGGTGACGTGTTCCCTTTGCACGAGGGGACGCGGTACAAGCTCGGCCGCGCGCCGACGAACCGCGTCGTTCTGCGCGACGACCTGTGTAGCCGCGAGCACGCCGAGGTCTTCGCGGCCGAGGGCGGGTGGTTCGTGCGCGACTTGGGGAGCCTCAACGGGACACACCTGAACGGCGAAACGCTCCGCACGGACCGCGCGCTGCGGCCCCTGGACGAGGTGCGGGTCGGTCGCACGCGGCTCCTCTTTATCGAAGAGATGAGCCAGTTGCCCGACCTGCCCAAGTCCGCGATCAAGCCCGTGGAGAAGGTGGACGGCCTCGAGATCCGCAAGCGCCTGAGCCAAACGCGGTATCAGCAAACCGGCGCGACCAACGTGCCCGAGCCCGAGACGGTGCGGGTGGACGCGCGCGTGGCCCCGCCACAAGCGATCGGCGTGCTGTACCGGCTCGCGCTCGACATGGCCGCCGCCGCGGACACGGGTGAACTGTGCGCGCTTGCGGTGGACTCGGTGTTCCGCGCGACCCCGGCCGAGGTCGTGGCCGTGCTCGCACTGAAGGAGCCGAAGGAACTGGAACTGTTGACCCACCGCGTGCGCGGGGGCGGGCCGGCCACGTACCACAAGGTGTCGCAGTTCGTCAGCAGCGAGGTGCTGTCCGGCAAGCAGGCTGTGCTCGCCGAGAACGTGGCCGCGAACCGGATGCTCGCGGACCGCGACAGCATCGCGGAACTGAAGGTCGCGAGCCTGATCTGTGCACCGATCGTCTTCGACGACAAGGTGCTCGGGCTGTTGCACTTGTACCGCACGCTGGGGCACTCGCCGCTCAACACGGACGACCTCGAGTTCACGCTCGCGGTGGCGCGGCAACTCGGTACCGCGTGGCACAAACTCACGCGGCAAGTGAACCTCTCGGCCGAGAACCGCAGCCTGCGCACCCAGCTCCGGATCGAGAGCGAAATCGTCGGCGGGAGCGAGCCGCTACGGAAGATCGAGGGGCAGATCGCTCGCGTGGGCGAAACCCGGGCCACTGTGTTGATCCGCGGGGAGAGCGGGTCCGGCAAGGAACTCGTCGCCCGCGCGATCCACCAGAACAGCCCGCGGCACGAGGGCGCGTTCATCTGCTTGAACTGCGCCGCACTCACCGAAACACTGCTCGAGAGCGAGCTGTTCGGCCACGAAAAGGGCGCGTTCACGGGCGCGACCGAGCGCATGGTCGGGAAGTTCGAGGCCGCCGACAACGGCACCATCTTCCTCGACGAAATCGGCGAGATGGCGCTCACCACGCAGGCCAAGTTCCTGCGCGTGCTGGAGGGGCACCCGTTCGAGCGCGTCGGCGGGAACGTGGCCATCAAGGTCGACGTGCGCGTGGTCGCCGCGACCAACCGGCCGCTCGAAGAGGCCGTGCGTGCGGGTACGTTCCGGCGCGACCTGTTCTACCGGCTTCAGGTGGTGCAGCTTGACGTACCGCCACTGCGCGAGCGCCTGGACGACGTACCGCTCCTGGCCGAGCACTTCCTCAAGAAGTTCGTCCGCGAAACCGGGCGGAAGATCAAGAGCTTCACCCCCGCGGCGCTGGACAAGCTCCGGACGTACCGCTGGCCCGGGAACGTCCGCGAACTGCGCAACGTGATCGAGCGCGCAGTGGCGCTCGGGATCGGTCCGCACCTCGACACCGCAGACATCTGGCTGTCCGAACTCGACGTTGGCGCGCCCGTCGTGGGCGTAGCCGCTTTTGCGTACCGGCCGGAGCCGCTCGACGATGTCGAGAAGCGGCACATTCTGGAAACGCTCAAACACACCGACTGGAACAAATCAAAGGCCGCGACCATTCTCGGGATCGAGCGCTCTACCCTGGACCGGAAGATCGAGAAGTTCGGGCTGGTGAAGTAA